A section of the Rossellomorea marisflavi genome encodes:
- a CDS encoding YesL family protein: MKSVEKLNAFCILLLKLVYVNALWLLCTLCGGVIFGIGPATYAAVSVCRQWVRGKDVPVASTFWQYVKEGFRESTATSLLYMLAGTVLIVDLLFVTQWYVKGLLFLLLFAYGLSLLFIFPVMANYDVKGMFFKIKTAFWIGLSFLQYSLVTTLIIAVFYGLFWSIFPGILVFLGASLPLFLLAWMGNQVFTRMEALHHNETKQLKRGKHNEQTHDLKIG, translated from the coding sequence ATGAAGTCCGTTGAGAAGCTCAATGCCTTCTGTATCCTGTTACTGAAGCTTGTGTATGTGAATGCCCTTTGGCTCCTGTGCACCCTGTGCGGTGGCGTGATCTTCGGCATCGGTCCTGCAACATATGCAGCGGTGAGCGTCTGCCGTCAGTGGGTCCGGGGGAAGGACGTTCCTGTTGCTTCGACGTTCTGGCAGTACGTAAAGGAAGGGTTCCGGGAATCGACGGCTACGAGCCTGCTGTACATGCTCGCAGGCACGGTCCTGATCGTTGATCTTCTTTTCGTGACGCAGTGGTACGTGAAGGGACTCCTCTTCCTTCTGCTGTTCGCATATGGATTGTCCCTGCTGTTCATCTTCCCGGTCATGGCGAACTACGATGTGAAAGGGATGTTCTTCAAGATCAAAACGGCCTTCTGGATCGGCCTGTCATTCCTGCAGTACTCACTCGTGACGACCCTGATCATAGCCGTGTTTTATGGTCTATTCTGGTCGATCTTTCCTGGTATTCTCGTATTCTTGGGAGCAAGCCTTCCACTCTTCCTGCTTGCATGGATGGGCAATCAGGTGTTCACAAGAATGGAAGCGCTTCATCATAATGAAACCAAACAATTAAAAAGGGGGAAACACAATGAACAAACGCATGATCTCAAGATTGGGTAG
- a CDS encoding extracellular solute-binding protein, which translates to MNKRMISRLGSVGLAGMLLLAGCSGEKGSSSSSEGGDGKITWMNILHTASPPTDTIVDEIEKKTDTKLEFSWVPDASKEERINTAIASDSLADIVTITMMDNSSVRNAMKSGMFWNVEDYLDDYPNLKDISEDVRKSASIEGKLYGVPFQKDLSRIGIVIRKDWLDNLGLDMPKTTEDLMKVAQAFTEDDPDGNGKDDTVGLLDRSDLVYSSFKTLATYFGAPNKWDVDEQGNFTPEFETEGYVKAMDYLKKMYDNGWVNKDFAVMAKTDQQQTFAQGKAGIYFGGLFDGQNFQNMAKGIQDDMELDLINDMTSTDYNKRVIWSEGNGVGGVLAFPRSEVKDEAELKKILQFVNDLHDEELYSLMTYGIEGTHYEEDADGLYKIIDQNLWQQEVQPLAASRPRETGYESKDPNPIKQKSNEMIAENADYAVLNPAVPLESGTYSSQGTELQKIITDATYQYILGEIDMKGFKKAVQSWEDQGGKTIKEEYKEAYKASQ; encoded by the coding sequence ATGAACAAACGCATGATCTCAAGATTGGGTAGCGTCGGACTTGCCGGGATGCTGCTTCTTGCCGGCTGCAGTGGGGAAAAAGGGTCCAGCTCTTCATCGGAAGGAGGGGACGGGAAGATCACATGGATGAACATCCTGCACACCGCCTCGCCGCCTACAGACACCATCGTGGATGAAATCGAGAAGAAGACCGATACGAAACTCGAATTCTCTTGGGTGCCCGATGCGTCAAAGGAAGAGCGGATCAACACCGCCATCGCGTCTGATTCCCTGGCCGATATCGTGACGATCACCATGATGGATAATTCCTCGGTGCGAAACGCCATGAAGTCCGGCATGTTCTGGAATGTAGAGGACTATCTTGATGATTACCCGAATCTGAAGGACATTTCGGAGGATGTAAGGAAGTCGGCATCCATTGAAGGGAAGCTGTACGGGGTGCCATTCCAGAAAGATTTGTCGCGGATCGGGATTGTCATCCGCAAAGACTGGCTCGACAATCTCGGACTCGACATGCCGAAAACAACAGAGGATCTCATGAAGGTGGCCCAGGCGTTCACCGAGGATGATCCCGACGGGAACGGCAAGGACGATACGGTAGGATTGCTCGACCGGAGCGACCTGGTGTATAGCTCGTTCAAGACGCTTGCCACCTACTTCGGAGCCCCGAATAAATGGGATGTCGACGAACAAGGCAACTTCACACCGGAATTCGAAACAGAAGGATATGTCAAAGCCATGGACTACCTGAAGAAGATGTATGACAACGGTTGGGTGAACAAGGACTTTGCCGTCATGGCGAAGACCGACCAGCAGCAAACGTTCGCCCAAGGGAAAGCCGGGATCTACTTCGGTGGATTATTCGACGGGCAGAACTTCCAGAACATGGCCAAAGGCATCCAGGATGATATGGAGCTTGATCTCATCAACGACATGACGTCAACAGACTACAACAAGCGCGTGATCTGGTCTGAAGGGAACGGTGTCGGCGGCGTTCTTGCCTTCCCTCGCTCTGAAGTAAAGGACGAAGCCGAGTTGAAGAAGATCCTTCAGTTCGTCAATGATCTCCATGATGAAGAGCTGTATAGCCTGATGACCTATGGAATCGAAGGAACGCATTATGAAGAAGATGCCGACGGCCTGTACAAAATCATCGACCAGAATCTTTGGCAGCAGGAAGTACAGCCACTTGCAGCTTCAAGGCCGCGGGAAACGGGATATGAATCAAAAGATCCAAACCCGATCAAGCAGAAATCCAATGAAATGATTGCCGAAAATGCTGACTATGCCGTCCTGAACCCGGCCGTCCCACTCGAGTCTGGAACCTACTCAAGCCAAGGAACCGAGCTTCAGAAGATCATCACCGATGCCACCTATCAGTACATCCTCGGCGAGATCGACATGAAAGGATTCAAGAAAGCCGTCCAATCATGGGAAGACCAAGGCGGTAAAACCATCAAGGAAGAGTACAAAGAAGCCTACAAGGCGAGTCAATGA
- a CDS encoding glycoside hydrolase family 88/105 protein gives MTNETWATKTADSIMERTPRLYGERGYNEKWSYDYGVILRGFECLWKRTGDERYLAYIQENMDHFIKEDGSILGYRLEEFNIDHINNGKLLFLLHKETGDEKYRKAADLLREQLSRHPRTSEGVFWHKQIYPHQIWLDGLYMGTPFYAQYLLTWNGREGIEDIIRQFRVSYGRLLNRETGLLHHAWDEKKQQPWAHEGTGLSANIWGRSVGWYVMALADTLEILPEDTAGRDDLATMLESILTKVKSLRDETGVWYQVLDQGGRKGNYLEASCSSMFVYAMAKGIRLGVLDREEWEADVAASRKGLISEFVLLTNEGLVNLNKNCQVAGLGGADQRDGSYAYYISEPIICNDQKGLGAFLQALCECEAVLEGGDASCLSTTSPSLEQ, from the coding sequence ATGACCAACGAAACATGGGCAACGAAAACAGCGGACTCCATCATGGAACGGACGCCGAGGCTTTATGGAGAAAGGGGCTATAACGAAAAGTGGTCCTATGATTACGGCGTCATTCTGAGAGGGTTTGAGTGCCTCTGGAAGCGGACGGGGGACGAACGGTATTTGGCGTACATCCAAGAGAATATGGATCACTTTATAAAGGAAGATGGAAGCATCCTTGGCTACCGGCTGGAAGAATTTAATATCGATCACATCAACAACGGCAAGCTCCTCTTTCTGCTCCACAAGGAAACAGGCGACGAGAAATACAGGAAAGCGGCGGACCTTTTAAGGGAACAGTTGTCCCGGCATCCGCGGACGTCGGAAGGGGTGTTCTGGCATAAACAGATTTATCCTCATCAAATCTGGCTCGACGGACTGTATATGGGAACGCCGTTCTATGCACAGTACCTCCTGACGTGGAACGGCAGGGAAGGGATCGAGGACATTATCCGTCAGTTCCGTGTAAGCTACGGGCGGTTGTTGAACCGGGAGACCGGCCTTCTGCATCACGCGTGGGATGAGAAAAAGCAGCAACCATGGGCCCATGAAGGAACTGGTTTGTCAGCCAACATCTGGGGAAGATCCGTCGGCTGGTACGTCATGGCCCTTGCCGATACGCTGGAGATCCTGCCGGAGGACACGGCGGGAAGGGACGATCTGGCGACGATGCTCGAATCCATCCTCACAAAGGTGAAATCACTGCGGGACGAAACCGGCGTCTGGTATCAGGTGCTCGATCAGGGCGGACGGAAAGGGAATTACCTTGAAGCTTCCTGCAGCAGTATGTTCGTCTATGCCATGGCCAAAGGGATCCGTCTCGGAGTATTGGATCGTGAGGAGTGGGAAGCAGATGTCGCCGCATCCCGGAAAGGCCTTATATCAGAATTCGTCCTCCTGACGAATGAAGGGTTGGTGAACCTGAACAAAAACTGTCAGGTCGCCGGGCTCGGCGGCGCTGATCAAAGGGACGGTTCCTACGCGTACTACATCAGCGAGCCGATCATCTGCAACGATCAAAAAGGACTCGGGGCATTCCTCCAGGCCCTATGCGAATGCGAAGCGGTACTGGAAGGGGGAGACGCGTCATGTCTGTCTACGACATCACCGAGTTTGGAGCAGTAA
- a CDS encoding glycoside hydrolase family 28 protein — MSVYDITEFGAVSKGRICTEAIQRAIDEAERHGGGRVVVPAGEFLTGALFLKSHIELHLMMGATLLFSDRQEDYPVVASRWEGVNRDVYASCLYAEDAEQIAVTGYGTIDGNGEEWWHVFRNEPDRLLYPRPKLISFDRCKGITLRDVHLKDSPSWTVNPIRSENITIDNVTILNPADSPNTDGIDPESCKNVRISNCHIDVGDDCIAIKSGTEDSPDRTPCENITITNCTMVHGHGAVVLGSEMSGDIRNVTISNCVFQDTDRGIRLKSRRGRGGIVEDIRVTNIVMDNVICPFILNLYYFCGPRGKDQYVWDKNPYPVTVETPMFRRIHFSHITARRVHAAAGFIYGLAEQHVSVVSFQHIEISMADDAIPGKPAMMTGIEDMAKRGFFIGCSSDLHFDRVTIENHEGPPFHVENSGTITVRDCLSKTASGSEAVEVTLS, encoded by the coding sequence ATGTCTGTCTACGACATCACCGAGTTTGGAGCAGTAAGTAAAGGCAGAATCTGTACCGAAGCGATCCAGCGGGCCATCGATGAAGCGGAGCGTCATGGCGGGGGAAGGGTGGTTGTCCCTGCGGGTGAATTCCTGACGGGCGCCCTTTTCCTGAAGAGTCACATCGAGCTCCACCTGATGATGGGGGCGACCCTTCTGTTCTCCGATCGCCAGGAGGATTATCCCGTCGTGGCATCACGCTGGGAAGGCGTGAACCGCGATGTTTATGCCTCGTGCCTGTACGCGGAGGATGCCGAACAAATCGCGGTCACGGGATACGGGACGATCGACGGGAACGGGGAAGAATGGTGGCATGTGTTCCGCAACGAACCGGACCGCCTCCTCTACCCGCGACCGAAGCTCATCAGCTTTGACCGCTGCAAGGGAATCACCCTTCGTGATGTGCATCTGAAGGACTCCCCGAGCTGGACCGTCAATCCCATCCGTTCCGAGAACATCACCATCGACAATGTGACAATCCTGAACCCTGCCGACTCCCCGAACACCGACGGGATCGATCCCGAGTCGTGCAAGAATGTGCGGATCAGCAACTGTCACATCGATGTCGGGGACGACTGTATCGCCATCAAATCCGGGACCGAGGATTCCCCGGACCGCACTCCGTGTGAAAACATCACGATCACGAACTGCACGATGGTCCACGGACACGGTGCCGTCGTCCTTGGGAGTGAGATGAGCGGTGATATCCGCAACGTCACCATTTCAAACTGCGTCTTCCAGGACACCGATCGCGGCATCCGCCTGAAGTCGAGACGGGGAAGGGGCGGCATCGTCGAAGACATCCGCGTGACGAATATCGTCATGGACAATGTGATCTGTCCGTTCATATTGAATCTTTATTACTTCTGCGGTCCGCGCGGGAAGGACCAATACGTGTGGGACAAAAATCCGTATCCAGTCACGGTAGAAACGCCGATGTTCCGGCGCATCCACTTCTCCCATATCACGGCGAGACGGGTCCATGCGGCAGCGGGATTCATCTACGGACTCGCCGAGCAGCACGTATCGGTCGTCAGCTTCCAGCACATCGAAATCTCCATGGCAGACGATGCCATCCCGGGTAAGCCGGCCATGATGACCGGTATTGAGGATATGGCAAAACGGGGCTTTTTCATCGGCTGCTCAAGCGACCTCCATTTCGACCGCGTCACGATCGAGAACCATGAGGGCCCGCCGTTCCACGTGGAAAACAGCGGTACAATCACTGTCAGGGACTGCCTGTCGAAGACTGCAAGCGGCAGTGAAGCGGTGGAGGTGACGCTCTCATGA
- a CDS encoding dienelactone hydrolase family protein, giving the protein MTASLREKLLVLLGDPPPEATLQGTTLSKEKGDAYETEHLMIDLNGMESVPAILLTPLNRSGPHPVVVYQHSHGGDFDRGKHELTESAGYLQDPSFAREITAMGYAVLAIDHWGFEERKGKLESELVKEMLLYGRTLWGMRLFDSMRLLDYIATREDLDDTRIATIGMSMGGLLSWWLAALDERVKVTIDIAAQVDTETLLEKRGLDHHGFYYYVPGLLKACSTYEIQEMIAPRPRLSLTGESDRMCPVEGARYLDRELTKAYAGEGCPDHWEGRILTGGHQETKEMRETWKTFLRKHL; this is encoded by the coding sequence ATGACAGCCTCTCTGCGGGAAAAACTCCTCGTGCTCCTCGGAGATCCGCCTCCGGAAGCCACGCTTCAAGGGACCACGCTTTCAAAAGAGAAGGGGGATGCATATGAAACGGAGCATCTCATGATCGACCTGAACGGGATGGAGAGCGTCCCTGCCATCCTCCTCACACCGTTGAACCGCTCGGGGCCGCACCCTGTCGTCGTCTACCAGCATTCACATGGGGGCGACTTTGACAGGGGTAAACACGAGCTGACGGAGAGTGCCGGCTACCTTCAGGATCCTTCTTTTGCTAGGGAGATTACGGCCATGGGATATGCCGTCCTGGCCATCGATCATTGGGGATTCGAAGAGAGGAAAGGAAAGCTTGAAAGTGAACTAGTGAAAGAGATGCTGTTATACGGCCGCACCCTTTGGGGCATGCGCCTGTTCGATAGCATGAGGCTCCTGGATTACATCGCAACGAGGGAAGACCTTGATGACACCCGTATCGCCACCATCGGGATGAGCATGGGCGGACTACTGAGCTGGTGGCTTGCGGCCCTCGATGAGCGGGTGAAGGTGACAATCGATATCGCAGCCCAAGTGGATACGGAGACCCTTCTTGAGAAAAGGGGGCTCGATCATCACGGCTTCTACTATTACGTCCCGGGACTGCTGAAGGCATGTTCCACCTATGAAATCCAGGAAATGATCGCTCCGCGTCCCCGCCTCAGCCTCACGGGGGAAAGCGACCGGATGTGCCCGGTGGAAGGGGCGCGATATCTGGATAGAGAACTGACCAAGGCTTACGCCGGTGAGGGATGCCCCGATCATTGGGAGGGCAGGATCCTGACCGGGGGCCACCAAGAGACGAAGGAGATGAGGGAAACATGGAAAACCTTTCTGAGAAAACATCTGTAA
- a CDS encoding pectinesterase family protein yields MENLSEKTSVKETRMVVGKAGVGTVSTIGEALERCKGIEGPVRITILSGVYRERLAIYQNNLILSGIGDVEIVDGRYAREPDGNGGEIGTFRTATVFINAENVLVENITITNDAGPGEVVGQAVAMYSEGDRVTFNNCRFKGYQDTICLGPLPEVQKTGLPFCTPQLKVRFEKSRAEFHSCMIEGTIDFIFGGGEGLFQQCEIKSLKRPDDGVGFISAASTPEGQERGLIFEECYITAEEGTGNVYLGRPWRAYGKTVFSRCWMGAHLHPERWDDWDKASNRLTATYVEDRNHYEGAGAFIIPDWITFIEEEEG; encoded by the coding sequence ATGGAAAACCTTTCTGAGAAAACATCTGTAAAAGAAACGCGCATGGTTGTAGGGAAAGCCGGTGTTGGCACCGTATCGACGATCGGGGAAGCACTGGAGCGCTGCAAGGGGATCGAGGGGCCGGTCCGCATCACGATTCTGAGCGGAGTCTACAGGGAGCGCCTGGCCATTTATCAAAACAACCTGATCCTGAGCGGGATCGGCGACGTGGAAATCGTCGATGGCCGCTATGCGAGGGAGCCTGATGGAAACGGCGGAGAAATCGGCACATTCCGGACCGCCACCGTATTCATCAATGCCGAGAACGTACTGGTTGAAAACATCACGATCACCAATGACGCAGGACCGGGAGAAGTGGTCGGGCAGGCCGTCGCCATGTATTCAGAAGGGGATCGTGTGACATTCAACAACTGCCGCTTCAAAGGCTATCAGGATACGATCTGTCTTGGACCCCTTCCCGAAGTCCAGAAAACCGGCCTTCCCTTTTGCACCCCCCAGCTGAAGGTCCGCTTCGAGAAAAGCAGGGCCGAATTCCACTCCTGCATGATCGAGGGGACGATTGATTTCATTTTTGGGGGAGGGGAAGGGCTATTCCAACAGTGTGAAATCAAATCCCTCAAGCGACCCGATGACGGGGTCGGCTTCATTTCCGCAGCGTCGACACCAGAAGGGCAGGAACGCGGATTGATCTTCGAGGAATGCTACATCACGGCAGAAGAAGGAACGGGGAACGTCTACCTTGGACGGCCGTGGCGGGCGTATGGAAAGACCGTCTTCTCCCGCTGCTGGATGGGGGCCCATCTTCACCCGGAACGATGGGATGATTGGGATAAAGCATCGAACCGCCTCACCGCCACCTACGTGGAAGACCGCAACCACTACGAAGGAGCCGGTGCGTTCATCATCCCGGATTGGATCACCTTCATCGAGGAGGAAGAGGGGTGA
- a CDS encoding DUF4064 domain-containing protein, whose amino-acid sequence MTRKRELLITLSGGFLCLFFLGGFALTILPMDEATYADKVFPLLQGNLPGDELDRNFEAVKTLSTWFAITLLVVLCLIALASFFLKGNRNPGRAGIILIVAGGATLIGTQLVAFPLAFLFFLSAALCFFRKQPNKKGVIHA is encoded by the coding sequence GTGACAAGGAAGCGGGAGCTCCTCATCACCCTGTCCGGGGGCTTCCTCTGCCTCTTTTTCCTCGGAGGGTTTGCCCTCACGATCCTGCCCATGGACGAAGCGACCTATGCCGACAAGGTATTCCCCCTTTTGCAGGGGAACCTTCCGGGGGATGAGCTCGACCGGAATTTCGAGGCGGTCAAAACGCTGTCAACATGGTTTGCCATCACCCTTCTCGTGGTCCTCTGCCTGATTGCCCTTGCCTCTTTCTTCCTGAAAGGAAACCGGAATCCGGGAAGGGCCGGGATCATCTTGATAGTAGCGGGAGGAGCCACGCTGATCGGCACCCAGCTCGTTGCCTTCCCTTTGGCGTTCCTCTTCTTCCTCTCTGCCGCCCTCTGCTTCTTCCGAAAACAACCGAACAAGAAAGGAGTCATACATGCCTAA
- a CDS encoding glycoside hydrolase family 43 protein, with product MPKTIITNPVLPGFHPDPSLLRVKDTYYIAVSTFEWLPGVRIYESRDLVNWEHKSDPLTDQVDLRGNPKNGSIWAPQISYSDGLYYLVYTDVKSTRRPFKDSHNYVITAPDLSGPWSDPVYLNSSGFDPSLFHDYDGKTWLLNEIWDYRMTTGNKSAGIVLQEYDRIRQALTGPVHKVFDGTELAKTEAPHLYRHNGYYYLITAEGGTGSGHAITVCRSRAITGPYEVDPEYPMLTARDKPESPLQCAGHGSIIQSPEGNWYMAYLCTRPLGGSGAILGRETAIQEVTWSEDGWLRLADGGNGPSLQTAIETKEPVRQVKPTDFHDEFQGNLHQEWNTLRIPQDPSWCDLTSRKGALRLRSGGSPHSLFDHHILAVRQKDFFYEAETRIEYEPETFNQLAGLMLYLDDENYLYCYLTLDESGRVLRLLSCDGGESTLHPVMIDLGDGAIDLKVEGLGSEARFYYRSNAEWLPVDDAIPVHFLSGGFTGTYIGIAVHDMDTQSGSHADFHHFTYRGKDEARGIGESGEWMVNFSDS from the coding sequence ATGCCTAAAACCATCATCACCAATCCCGTATTGCCTGGATTTCATCCGGATCCGAGTCTCCTCCGGGTGAAGGACACCTATTACATCGCCGTCTCCACATTCGAGTGGCTTCCAGGCGTCCGTATCTATGAATCACGCGATCTCGTTAACTGGGAACACAAATCCGATCCCCTCACCGATCAGGTGGACCTCCGGGGAAACCCGAAGAACGGCAGCATCTGGGCCCCGCAGATCAGCTACTCGGACGGACTCTATTATCTCGTCTATACCGATGTGAAAAGCACGAGGCGACCGTTCAAGGACAGTCATAATTATGTCATCACCGCTCCCGACCTCAGCGGCCCGTGGTCGGATCCCGTCTACCTCAACAGCAGTGGCTTCGACCCATCGCTCTTCCACGATTACGACGGCAAGACCTGGCTCCTCAATGAAATCTGGGATTACCGGATGACGACGGGGAATAAGTCGGCAGGAATTGTTTTACAAGAATACGATCGTATTAGGCAAGCGCTCACGGGTCCGGTCCATAAGGTGTTTGACGGCACCGAGCTTGCCAAAACGGAAGCACCCCATCTGTATCGCCACAACGGCTATTACTATCTGATCACGGCAGAAGGAGGGACGGGTTCCGGCCACGCCATCACCGTCTGCCGGTCCCGTGCCATCACGGGTCCATATGAAGTGGACCCGGAATACCCGATGCTCACGGCCCGGGATAAGCCGGAATCGCCCCTTCAATGCGCCGGCCACGGCAGCATCATCCAGTCACCCGAGGGCAACTGGTATATGGCCTATCTGTGCACGCGTCCCCTCGGTGGGAGCGGGGCGATCCTCGGTCGCGAGACGGCGATCCAGGAAGTGACGTGGAGCGAAGACGGGTGGCTAAGGCTGGCAGACGGCGGAAACGGTCCGAGTCTGCAGACGGCCATTGAGACGAAAGAACCCGTCCGTCAGGTCAAACCCACCGATTTCCACGATGAGTTCCAAGGGAACCTTCACCAGGAGTGGAACACTTTGCGCATTCCCCAGGACCCTTCATGGTGCGACCTGACGAGCAGGAAAGGAGCTCTCCGCCTACGGTCCGGCGGCTCGCCGCACTCCCTGTTCGACCATCACATCCTCGCCGTGCGCCAGAAGGATTTCTTTTACGAGGCCGAGACGAGGATCGAATACGAGCCGGAGACGTTCAATCAGCTCGCAGGTCTCATGCTTTATCTCGATGATGAGAATTATCTCTACTGCTATCTTACCCTGGATGAATCCGGACGGGTGCTGCGACTGCTTTCCTGTGATGGAGGGGAATCGACGCTTCATCCGGTCATGATCGATCTCGGAGATGGCGCCATTGATCTCAAGGTGGAAGGACTCGGGAGCGAGGCAAGGTTCTACTATCGCAGTAACGCAGAATGGCTGCCCGTAGACGATGCCATCCCGGTCCACTTTTTATCAGGCGGCTTCACCGGAACCTATATCGGCATCGCCGTCCACGACATGGATACCCAATCCGGTTCCCATGCCGACTTCCATCATTTCACGTACCGGGGAAAAGACGAAGCGAGAGGAATTGGAGAATCCGGAGAGTGGATGGTGAATTTCAGCGATTCGTGA
- a CDS encoding DUF3953 domain-containing protein gives MLKILRILLAILTGSFALYGMLADDFTYVPLMLLFMGGMILIMGIEEYKNNKKVLASLLIAVCLFIFYTSFETMLRW, from the coding sequence TTGTTAAAGATCCTGCGGATCCTGCTTGCTATCCTCACCGGGTCATTCGCTCTTTACGGAATGCTGGCGGATGATTTCACTTATGTCCCCCTTATGCTTTTGTTCATGGGCGGTATGATCCTTATCATGGGGATTGAAGAGTACAAGAATAATAAAAAGGTTTTAGCTAGTTTGCTCATCGCGGTATGTCTATTTATCTTTTATACCTCGTTTGAGACCATGCTGCGCTGGTAA